One window of the Chanodichthys erythropterus isolate Z2021 chromosome 2, ASM2448905v1, whole genome shotgun sequence genome contains the following:
- the LOC137024390 gene encoding uncharacterized protein, which produces MYVILICPRQIGKLWRRCCPAFIDPPRGTGKRPRHPASESRVRCSFSDGVHQTHGQSCPTIIMCSKCNMYSLALSVSSETYICDKCRDIVRLTERISELETRIQTLIEDSENERALDTALDATSLVNTTHSVPVVEATQQANWVTVRRHNGKNKHHSSVPIRTSNRFSPLSDAPTENPVESALVIGDSITRNVKIETPATIVTCLPGARAPDIKANLKVLANAKRKYSKIIIHVGTNDVRLRQSEITKINIKEVCELANSMSAKVICSGPLPVRRSDEIVSRLSSLNGWLSKWCAQNNIGFIDNWKSFWGRPDLLKRDGIHPSRDGAALLSRNLANSLRAET; this is translated from the exons atgtatgttattctgatctgtcctcgccagatcgggaagctgtggagacgttgctgcccggcattcatcgatccaccgcgag gcaccggcaagcgaccgagacatccagccagcgagtcccgtgtgcgttgcagtttttcggacggcgttcatcaaacacacggtcagtcatgtccgacgattatcatgtgtagtaaatgcaacatgtacagcttagctctttctgtcagcagtgagacttacatatgtgataaatgcagggatattgtcaggctgacagagagaatctcagaattagagacacgcatccaaactttaattgaggatagtgagaatgaaagggccttagatactgctttggatgcgactagcctagtaaacactacacattcggttccggttgtagaagccacgcagcaggctaactgggtgactgtgaggcggcataatggcaagaacaaacaccactcttccgttccgattagaacatcaaacaggttctccccactcagtgacgcacccactgagaatcctgttgaaagtgccctagtaattggcgattctattacacggaacgtgaaaatagagacaccagccaccatagtcacatgtttgccgggggccagagcacctgacatcaaagcaaatttaaaagtgctggctaatgctaaacgtaaatattctaaaatcattatccacgtcggcacaaatgatgttcgacttcgccagtcggagatcactaaaattaacattaaagaggtgtgtgaactcgcaaattcaatgtcagcaaaagtaatttgttctggccctcttcctgttcgtcggagtgatgagatagttagcaggttatcatcactcaatggctggctgtctaagtggtgtgcgcagaataatataggtttcatagacaattggaaaagcttttggggcagacctgatctgttgaaaagagatggtattcatccctcccgggatggtgctgctcttctctctagaaatttggcaaatagtcttagagctgaaacatga